A single window of Paenibacillus sp. SYP-B4298 DNA harbors:
- a CDS encoding FecCD family ABC transporter permease, translating into MNADQRSRRRKWAFAIIPCAVLLVSLYGLGYGSVSISPAEIWSVWMGGGQPAHEKIVMDLRLPRVLIGLLVGGCLAASGALLQGVMKNPLADPGIIGVSAGGGLAAIITMIVLPQFGYLLPAAAFIGALCTAMIIYGLAWENGASPLKIILAGVAINALLGAATNGFMVIYSDRVQAVLPWLSGGLNGKSWYEFSFMAPYALVGLLLTFTVIKPANLLQLGDDSAQLLGQRVELQRFLIILLAAFLAGTAVSVAGLIGFVGLVVPHAIRLMIGEDYRYLLPLSILSGAALVVFADTVARSWFDPIELPVGILLAALGAPFFLYLLKKRRMM; encoded by the coding sequence ATGAATGCAGATCAGCGCAGCCGACGGAGAAAATGGGCATTCGCTATCATCCCCTGTGCCGTGTTGCTCGTATCCTTATATGGTCTGGGTTATGGCTCTGTATCGATCTCCCCGGCTGAAATCTGGAGCGTATGGATGGGCGGCGGTCAACCCGCTCATGAGAAGATTGTTATGGATCTGCGCCTGCCCCGCGTGCTGATCGGCTTGCTGGTTGGGGGCTGCCTGGCAGCATCCGGCGCCCTGCTGCAGGGGGTGATGAAGAATCCGCTCGCTGATCCGGGTATTATCGGGGTCTCGGCGGGCGGTGGCCTCGCTGCGATCATAACGATGATCGTGCTGCCGCAGTTCGGGTATCTGCTGCCCGCCGCTGCCTTCATAGGCGCTCTGTGCACGGCCATGATCATCTACGGACTAGCTTGGGAGAACGGCGCCTCCCCCTTGAAGATCATTCTGGCGGGAGTTGCCATCAACGCGCTGCTGGGCGCAGCGACTAATGGCTTCATGGTGATCTACAGCGATCGGGTACAGGCCGTTCTGCCCTGGCTGTCAGGCGGACTGAACGGCAAGAGCTGGTACGAGTTCAGCTTTATGGCGCCGTATGCACTCGTTGGCCTGCTGCTCACCTTTACCGTCATCAAGCCGGCCAATCTGCTGCAGCTTGGCGACGATTCTGCCCAACTGCTGGGACAGCGGGTAGAGCTTCAGCGCTTTCTGATCATATTGCTCGCGGCATTTCTGGCCGGCACTGCCGTCAGTGTCGCTGGCCTGATCGGATTTGTCGGGCTGGTTGTGCCGCACGCCATCCGCCTGATGATCGGCGAGGATTATCGCTATCTGCTGCCACTGTCCATCCTGTCTGGCGCAGCACTGGTCGTCTTCGCGGACACGGTCGCCCGCTCGTGGTTCGACCCGATTGAGCTGCCGGTAGGTATTCTGCTAGCTGCTCTGGGCGCGCCATTCTTTCTATATCTGTTGAAGAAACGGAGGATGATGTGA
- the isdG gene encoding heme oxygenase, with amino-acid sequence MTAIMTHHVELNRGHFKLADISLSIPQGKMTAIVGPNGSGKSTMLKLITRLLVPDGGEVWIGQRQAKEYAAKELATTVSMLPQSRDWLPELTVRELVAYGRSPHKGMFRSRLTPEDTEVIEWALDITGTRRHEGRMLQTLSGGEQQKARIAMALAQKTDILLLDEPTTYLDIAHQLDVMETLQRINQEYGITVLLVLHDLQQAAHYCDYLIAMKQGRIVTSGQPESLLTREFFQHVYEIDAKIKFEDGYPVIVPLKTKRLGECDHMVIVTNTSKIKPGNAHLLIERFDRVGKVEEMEGFLGLEVMLTQNTKEFEEVTVSTRWVSKDAFQAWTRSSAFKESHAHRNIPDYILDNKISFYDVKIVRNPLPVASGE; translated from the coding sequence ATGACAGCGATTATGACCCACCATGTCGAGCTTAACCGGGGCCACTTCAAGCTGGCGGATATATCGCTCTCCATTCCGCAAGGCAAGATGACTGCGATCGTCGGGCCTAACGGCTCCGGCAAATCAACGATGCTCAAGCTTATCACCCGGCTGCTCGTCCCGGACGGAGGCGAGGTGTGGATTGGACAGCGACAGGCCAAGGAGTACGCCGCCAAGGAGCTGGCCACCACCGTCTCGATGCTGCCTCAGTCCAGGGACTGGCTGCCGGAGCTGACGGTGCGGGAGCTGGTCGCCTATGGCCGTTCCCCGCATAAGGGCATGTTCCGCAGTCGGCTCACCCCCGAGGATACAGAGGTGATCGAGTGGGCGCTGGACATCACCGGAACCAGGCGTCACGAGGGGCGCATGCTCCAGACGCTGTCGGGCGGAGAGCAGCAGAAGGCCAGAATTGCGATGGCACTCGCACAGAAGACCGATATTTTGCTCCTGGATGAGCCGACCACTTATCTGGACATTGCCCATCAGTTGGATGTGATGGAGACGCTGCAGCGCATCAACCAGGAGTACGGGATAACGGTTCTGCTGGTGCTCCATGATCTGCAGCAAGCCGCCCATTATTGTGATTATCTGATCGCGATGAAGCAAGGGCGCATCGTGACCTCTGGACAACCGGAGTCGCTGCTCACTCGCGAGTTTTTCCAGCATGTCTATGAGATCGACGCCAAAATCAAGTTCGAGGACGGTTACCCCGTCATTGTTCCCTTAAAAACAAAACGATTAGGAGAGTGTGACCATATGGTTATCGTTACAAACACCAGCAAAATCAAGCCGGGCAATGCCCATCTGCTCATTGAGCGTTTTGATCGCGTAGGCAAGGTAGAAGAAATGGAGGGCTTCCTCGGTCTGGAGGTGATGCTGACACAGAATACGAAGGAATTCGAAGAGGTCACTGTCAGCACACGCTGGGTATCCAAGGACGCCTTCCAGGCCTGGACGCGCAGCTCTGCCTTCAAGGAATCTCATGCTCATCGCAATATTCCGGACTACATCCTGGATAACAAAATTTCCTTCTACGATGTCAAAATCGTTCGGAACCCGCTTCCGGTAGCCTCTGGCGAATAA